One genomic window of Falco peregrinus isolate bFalPer1 chromosome 18, bFalPer1.pri, whole genome shotgun sequence includes the following:
- the PHB1 gene encoding prohibitin 1 translates to MAAKVFESLGKLGLGLAVAGGVVNSALYNVDAGHRAVIFDRFRGVQDTVVGEGTHFLIPWVQKPIIFDCRSRPRNIPVITGSKDLQNVNITLRILFRPVTAQLPRIFTSIGEDYDERVLPSITTEILKSVVARFDAGELITQRELVSRQVSEDLTERAATFGLILDDVSLTHLTFGKEFTEAVEMKQVAQQEAERARFIVEKAEQQKKAAVISAEGDSKAAELIANSLATAGDGLIELRKLEAAEDIAYQLSRSRNITYLPSGQSVLLQLPQ, encoded by the exons ATGGCTGCGAAGGTATTTGAAAGCCTTGGGAAGCTTGGCCTGGGCTTGGCTGTTGCAGGTGGAGTTGTCAATTCTGCTCTTTACAATG TTGATGCGGGCCACAGAGCTGTCATCTTTGACCGATTCCGTGGGGTCCAGGATACAGTGGTAGGAGAAGGTACCCACTTCCTCATCCCCTGGGTACAGAAACCCATCATTTTTGACTGCCGCTCTCGCCCCCGTAACATTCCCGTGATCACTGGCAGCAAAG ATCTACAGAATGTGAACATCACGTTGCGTATCCTGTTTAGACCAGTGACTGCCCAGTTACCACGGATTTTCACCAGTATTGGAGAGGACTACGATGAGCGTGTCCTGCCCTCAATCACAACTGAAATCCTTAAATCTGTTGTG GCTCGCTTTGATGCTGGAGAATTGATCACTCAGAGAGAGCTGGTCTCAAGACAAGTGAGCGAAGACCTCACGGAGAGAGCAGCAACCTTCGGGCTCATTCTGGATGATGTGTCCTTG ACCCATCTGACCTTTGGCAAGGAGTTCACAGAGGCAGTGGAGATGAAGCAAGTGGCCcagcaagaagcagaaagagcCAGATTCATTGTGGAAAAG gctgagcagcagaagaaagcagctgtCATCTCTGCTGAGGGAGActcaaaagcagcagagctgattGCCAATTCACTGGCCACTGCAGGCGATGGTCTTATTGAGCTGCGCAAGCTTGAGGCAGCTGAAGACATCGCATACCAGCTCTCGCGGTCCCGCAACATCACCTATCTGCCCTCTGGACAGTCTGTGCTCCTCCAGTTGCCACAGTGa
- the ZNF652 gene encoding zinc finger protein 652, translated as MSQTANSCQQLVENCAAHVAGMAQEDSRRGQVPPTFYHGASQELDLSTKVYKRESGSPYSVLVDSKMSKPHLHEREEQPYFRENRSVGEVRAVKEDRENSDDSEEEEEEEDEVTYKREQIIVEVNLNNQTLNVSKGEKGVPSQSKETAVLKTSSEEEEGDSGEEATEDSNDDEENERQKKKEKSVEKVSVAQRRTRRAASAAAATTSPSPRTTRGRRKSLEPPKRKKKTAKEPKAPVQKSKCEEKETLTCEKCPRVFNTRWYLEKHMNVTHRRMQICDKCGKKFVLESELSLHQQTDCEKNIQCVSCNKSFKKLWSLHEHIKIVHGYAEKKFSCEICEKKFYTMAHVRKHMVAHTKDMPFTCETCGKSFKRSMSLKVHSLQHSGEKPFRCENCDERFQYKYQLRSHMSIHIGHKQFMCQWCGKDFNMKQYFDEHMKTHTGEKPFICEICGKSFTSRPNMKRHRRTHTGEKPYPCDVCGQRFRFSNMLKAHKEKCFRVTSPVNVSTAVQIPLSTTSPATTVPAVVNTPTTPAPPINLNPVSTLPPRPIPHPYSHLHLHPHPHHAHHLPVPPVPHLPPPPALFKSEPLNHRGQGEDNFLRHLAEKNSSAQHH; from the exons ATGAGTCAAACAGCCAATTCTTGCCAACAGTTGGTTGAAAACTGTGCTGCACATGTAGCAGGGATGGCGCAAGAGGACAGTCGCCGTGGTCAAGTGCCACCTACATTTTATCATGGTGCCAGCCAGGAACTTGATCTGTCCACCAAGGTATACAAGAGAGAGTCAGGAAGTCCTTACTCTGTGTTGGTGGACAGCAAAATGAGTAAACCACATCTCCATGAAAGAGAGGAGCAGCCGTATTTCAGGGAGAACAGATCGGTAGGAGAGGTCCGGGCTGTGAAGGAAGATAGAGAAAACTCTGACGActctgaggaggaagaagaggaggaagatgaagtGACTTACAAAAGGGAGCAGATTATAGTAGAGGTAAACCTTAACAACCAAACATTAAATGTATCAAAAGGGGAGAAgggtgtcccctcccagtccaAAGAGACTGCTGTTCTTAAGACCAgcagtgaggaagaggagggtgaCAGTGGGGAAGAGGCCACTGAAGACAGTAATGATGATGAGGAAAAtgagaggcagaagaaaaaagagaaaagtgtgGAAAAAGTTAGTGTTGCACAAAGGAGAACAAGGAGAGCtgcatctgctgcagcagccacaacTTCCCCATCACCCAGAACTACAAGGGGTCGTAGAAAGAGTTTGGAGCCCCCCAAGCGtaagaagaaaactgcaaaggAGCCCAAGGCACCTGTGCAGAAATCAAAGTGTGAAGAGAAGGAGACTTTAACCTGTGAGAAGTGCCCCAGGGTGTTTAACACACGCTGGTACCTGGAGAAGCACATGAACGTCACTCACAGGCGCATGCAGATCTGCGACAAATGTGGGAAGAAATTTGTTCTAGAAAGTGAGCTGTCCCTTCACCAGCAAACagactgtgaaaaaaatatccag TGTGTTTCCTGTAATAAATCATTCAAGAAACTCTGGTCCCTCCATGAACATATCAAGATTGTCCACGGATACGCAGAAAAGAAATTCTCTTGTGAGATTTGTGAAAAAAAGTTCTACACCATGGCCCACGTGCGGAAACATATGGTTG CACACACAAAGGACATGCCATTTACATGTGAAACCTGTGGAAAATCATTCAAACGCAGTATGTCTCTCAAAGTACATTCCCTACAGCATTCTGGAGAGAAACCTTTCAGATGTGAG AACTGCGATGAGAGGTTTCAGTACAAGTACCAGCTGCGTTCCCACATGAGCATCCACATTGGGCACAAACAGTTCATGTGCCAGTGGTGTGGCAAAGACTTCAACATGAAACAGTACTTTGATGAGCACATGAAAACACACACTG GAGAGAAGCCCTTCATCTGTGAAATCTGTGGGAAGAGCTTCACCAGCCGCCCAAACATGAAAAGACATCGCAGAACTCACACAGGCGAGAAGCCCTACCCATGTGATGTGTGTGGCCAGCGATTTCGCTTCTCCAACATGCTCAAGGCACACAAGGAGAAGTGCTTCCGTGTTACCAGTCCTGTCAATGTGTCAACTGCTGTCCAGATCCCACTGTCCACGACTTCTCCTGCCACCACAGTCCCTGCTGTAGTGAACacacccaccaccccagctccaCCTATCAACCTGAATCCAGTGAGCACACTTCCTCCACGGCCCATTCCCCACCCATATTCACACCTTCACCTACATCCTCATCCTCACCATGCACATCATCTCCCGGTCCCACCGGTTCCTCATTTAccccctcctccagctcttTTTAAGAGTGAGCCTTTAAATCACAGAGGCCAGGGTGAGGACAACTTTCTGCGACacctggcagaaaaaaacagttcagcACAGCACCACTAA